The nucleotide sequence GCCGAACGTGCCGACCGGGCCGCCGGACGGCTCCCGGCGCCGGGCGGCCCGGCGAAACTCGACGTCGTGGTGACCACCGTGGCGTCCGACTCGCACACCTGGAACCTCGTCTACGTCCAGCTCCTGCTCGAGGAGCTCGGCCACCGGGTGACCAACCTCGGTGCGTGCGTGCCGGACGACCTGCTGATCGCCGAGTGCCTGCGGCGGCGCCCCGACCTGGTCGTGGTGAGCAGCTTGAACGGGCACGGGTTCACCGACGGCCTCCGGCTGATCCGCAGGCTCCGGGCCGAGCGCGAGCTGGGCGCCGTCCCCGCGGTCATCGGCGGGAAGCTCGGCATCGCCGGGCCGGCCGCCCACGACCGCGGCGACCTCCTGCGCGCGGCCGGGTTCGACCTGGTCGTCGACGA is from Amycolatopsis mediterranei and encodes:
- a CDS encoding cobalamin B12-binding domain-containing protein, which produces MRSTAAPIGGTRAERADRAAGRLPAPGGPAKLDVVVTTVASDSHTWNLVYVQLLLEELGHRVTNLGACVPDDLLIAECLRRRPDLVVVSSLNGHGFTDGLRLIRRLRAERELGAVPAVIGGKLGIAGPAAHDRGDLLRAAGFDLVVDDGAGTAAFRSFVGRLTAGVRP